The sequence TAACGTAGATGATTTCGATGAGTTGAAAGATAACATCAGATTCGGTGAACAAATTGAAAGACCACCATCACAATTACCAACTCtcaaaaattttacaaataaaaaagttatgCAAAATACTGATTCCTCAAAGAGAGATTACTTATGGCAACAAACCAACCAAGGTAGCACTaccaataatgaaaatttaatctCTTCAAAGAAATTGGAAGAAGagaaacaaaagaaaaaaaatgaaaaaaaacttaaaaaacaaaagatcACCAATGAAGCTGATGCTGAACAAGAAgcattaaaaagaaatttagaAGCTCtcaaacaaaaaacaattgaacaTTATAATCAAACTAAAAAGAGAAgacaattacaaaataaaaaagaaataaaagaaaataaagaatctGAAAATCCTCAAactttaaaaagaaaattttatctttaaaaataataataaataaaataagaattttcatattaaaatatgTTTGAGTCTAaaggatttttttattattttttaggaATCATTGGAATCCTTTGGAAaatcacctttttttttttttttttattaaaactgTATTCTGgcattcaattttttttatcttccTCTTGTtctaattgttgttgctgttattgctgttgttgtggcGGCGATGATGAATCGTTGTTTATATTCCAACAATCGTTGTTCACTTTTCAGCACTCGTTGTTCACATTCCAACAATTGTTGTTCACATTCCAACAATTGTTTTTCACTTTTCAGCACTCGTTGTTCACATTGGGAAATTCTTTGTTCACATTGGGAAATTCTTTGTTCACATTCGGAAATTCGTTGTTCACATTCAGAAATTCGTTGTTCACATTCAGATATTAGTTGTTCAAATTCCAACattggttgttgattttCTATCAGTTGGATCTGACCTCCACACTTGTCAAAATATTCagattaaatttctttttctttttctttttcaaataaatttaaattttttaatttcttatgTCTAGTTGGAGCCAAATTGCCATAAACCTTTAATTGTAAAGATAATTTGGTTAGATACAAATTTGTAATCATACAATATTATTAcataaatattgataatcaCATACCTAATGTTATTATTCCATTGCACCTAGCACACTGAAAACTaatgattatttatattaaaaaaaaaaaaagataaaaaaaaaaaaaaaaaaaaaaaaaaaaaaatatgataaaaaaaaaaataaaaacaaaaatatttatttaaattaatccTTGGCAGATGAAACCCCttgatttttcattactttttttttattttaattttttaattttttcattttttttttttttttttttttaacttcgTGTTGttcatttcaaaaaaaaaaaaataaaaaaaaaaaaaaaatacaaaaacaaaacacaAAAACATttgtattaataaaaaaatgaattcattgataaaatcatcaaataatatatttagaaatgttttaaataaaagacaaattattaataatagagtATCATATAGATTctattcatcatcaaataattatcaaaattttaacaataataataataataataataataatcaaaataatcaaaataataataataaaaattactttaaagattttatgGCAGTTGGAATAGTTGGAGGACTTTCATTAGCTATACCATCAATTGCATTTTGTGTTGAATGttttgaagaagatgatgaattcATCACTCAAATTAAAACTGGTTTTAAATTTCCAAAGATTTTAAGTACTGAATATCCATTCAATCTTGTTAATATCGGTAGTAGAAAACTATCATTCATAAGtatgtattttatttattattatttatttatttttttaaaaaaaaaaagaaaatattaattattattattattattattttttgttttgtttttattttagatatGAATGTTTATTCAATTggattttatattaataaagataatgcaaagaataaattaaatgaacaTTATTCAAATCAAAGTAAAGAAGATTTTTGTATGAATAAAGTAGAGATTGCACAAGATATTTTAGATAAAGGTATTGGTGTAACAATAAAGATTAGACCAACTAGAAAAGTGAATTGGGGTCATATTTATGGCGGTTTTCAAAGAAGTTTAATCATTATgttattaaagaaatatgATATGCCATTGGACGAAATCGAAGTATTGATGAATCAACTTAAATCAACTTTGAAATCCACTCAAGAGATCTCAACAactgaatcaattgatttcatAAAGAATGATGGTTTAGATCCAtctttaatcattttattcaataataaacaagttttagaaattaaagataaacgTTTAGCAAATTGTTTCTTTGATTTCTATTTAGGTGATAATACTAAAACTCCTGAAGCTAGAAATCAATTCTTTGAAAATCTTTGGTCAATCTTTAATCatgatcaaaatttaaaaaataatattcatcATACTTTAACAaatccaatttaaaaaaacatgtttataaaataataataataataataaaaaaaataattaaaataatttttatttctttattttttattattttagtttgggggtgtgtgtgtgtgtgtgtgttaataataataataataataatatttcctttttttattatttcttttatttcacATATATATTcccaaattaataatttgcAACTAATGTGATAATTCTAATTATTTTGGaataattttggtttaaTATCTGATCaacatgtttttttttttttttttttttaaaagtgtcaaaaaaaaataagcaattgatatttttgctgattttgttaataaaaacattcaagtttttcatttaacattcaaattattgaacttaattttttatttttttatttttaattttttttttaaatttcgcttaaacccatttttttttttttttcatttttttttcccgaAACTTATTTCcactactttttttttttttatttttttttattatacaaatattaatatttgtataaagaaaaaaaaaaaaaaaaaataaagataaaatgaaatcattttttgaaattacaggtgaaaatggtgatacaccaacaacaagttatttattttcagatTCAGATcgatatttttttgattgtggtgaaggatttcaaaaatttacaaaaggTAGACCAAATATAACATTAGGTAAAGTGAAATCATTATTCATTACTAAACTTACATGGGATTGTATTGGTggtttaattggtttatttttaacattagcagaatataatattaaaattaaagtttatGGTCCAAAAGGTTTacataaattatttacatcATCAAGAGAATTTCAATATTCattaaatgttgaaattCATGAAATTGATACAAATAAAgttcaaattattaaagatgaattatttatattttatactttaccaatttttaaatcaataaataataataataatcagaatgaaaatgaaattaaagaatcaataattgatgaaattgggTTACCAAAATTAACATATTATGGAAAGAAGCCAAATTTTAATCaagaaataattgaaaattatcaAGAACCAATTGTATGTTATATTGGTAAAACTAAAGATTTTAGAGGAAAGTTTTATCCAGAGAAGGCTGAAGCATTGGGTGTACCAAAAGGTATTGCATATAAACATTTACAAGATGGTAATTCAGTATTGAATAAAGATGGTATAACAATTACACCAGATCAAGTTATGCAACCATCAGTTAAAGGAACTAAAATCGCTGTTATTAGATGTCCATCATTAGATTACTTGGATAGTTTATTAACACATActcatttatttaaagatattcATGTAGTTAATCATATTACACCACAATCTGTATTaacaaatgataaatatattaaatttatggaaacaattacaaatcaATCACTAaatattggtggtggtgttggtggtgatggtgttggTTGTAGTACTAAACATATAATTgtaaatgaagaaaattgTGAAAGATCATCAGGTTGTTTATCATCTGATcttcaaatttcaaaattaagaaaattcATACCACAATTATTCCcaattaatgatgaaaatattcAACGTAAacaattaccaattgatttaaaaaattcaaaaattttaaatacaacAAATATTATACCATGTAAAGATGCAACACATATAACAATTGGACCACCACAAAATGCTGgtgaaattcaatttttaccaatgtttttaaataatagtataaataataatagtagtagtaataataataataataataatgaagatattattaataataatgatgaaattattgaagaatttataaatacaaaacaaggtagaatatttaaaaatcaattagatgaaaaaattaaagagatTGAACTTGATTGTGATAAAGTTTGTTTTccaaagattttatttacaGGTACAGGTTCATCAATTCCAAGTAAATATAGAAATGTAACAGGTAATTTTATAACATTAAAAGATGgtagtaatttattattggatGCAGGTGAGAGTACATTTGGTCAATTGTATCGTTTCTTTGgtccaattgaaattaagaAACAGTTGGTTAATTTAAAGATGATTTGGATTTCACATTTACATGCTGATCATCATTTAGGTATACCAAATCTATTGGAAAAGAGACAACAATATTCAAAAGAATTAGGAATGGTTGACTCGACCATTAAACCATTGGTTATCATTGGTCCAAACTCAATAATTCAATGGATTAAAGAGTTATCATCAATCATTCAAATGAATTTCATTGGTATTACAATTGGTAAGGAGACTGAGGAATTCTATGAAATTTGTCAATCGTTGGATATTAAATGTGTGACAATGGTGCCTGTAATTCATTGTAATTTCGCATTTGGCATTGTCATTGAATGGAATGACGGTTTTAAATTAACTTATTCCGGTGATACTCGTCCTTGTAAATTCTTATCGGAAATGGGTAAACATTCATCGGTTCAAATCCACGAAGCTACCTTTGAAGATGAGAAACGAAATGATGCAATCTCTAAAAGACATTCAACAGTTGGTGAAGCATTGGAAGTTGGTAGAAATATGAATTGTAAATTCTCATTGTTAACTCATTTCAGTCAACGttatccaaatttaaaaatgggaACTTATAAAGATACAAATTATGGCTTAGCAATTGATTTACTTCAAATAGCTCCTTATCAATATCCCTTGGTCTATAGAATGATTGAACCATTCTCTTTACTATTTGAAGATGAAGCTCAAAAGAAATTCGATAGAAAACAACAAGTTATTCAACAAACTCTAATTCaaaatccaaataaaaaattcaaagcTGCAAAACAACCTGATGACACTATTGATCCTTTAGAAAAGGATTCAAAAAGATTAGAAAGGTATcaaagaaaatataaaaaggttgattcaaatttaccagcttatttatttaatatcatctcaaaatctttatcaaaaattgaaaatacttttgatgatttaaataatcaaccacaaattgatgataatgatgatttctaaaaaaaaaaaaatccaaggAAAGAAATAGTtcttaaagaaaaaaaaagaaagaaaaaaaaaaaaaaaaaaacaaaacaaaaccagataattaaaaaattttaataataatattaattattttttttttattttatttttttttttttaatttttttttttttttttttttttaaataaataaaaattaataaacatatATGAtcatattaaatttgatatcAATTTTTGGTCTATTTTTaggttttattttaatgtaTATAATCAtattgtctttttttttttttgggtcttttttttttgtgggttaggttttattttaattttattttaattttatttttttactttttttttaattgttttattatttttgtttaattattattttttgatggcagataattgtttttttttttatttttttattattttttttttcaatttgggAAACTATctactattaaaaaataataataattaaaagttaaatctgttaataaaaaaattctaaGGTGGTGGGGATCAAAaagatctttttttattaatttatttctggtgaatattaaaaaaaaaaaaaaaaaaaaaacaaaaaacaaaaaacaaaataaaaatgcaCCAAGTAGGTCACTAAACAGAAAATTTGCTACAAATTAATGATTCTTATACTTAATTTAAAAGGGTCTTTTAATCTCATTTCGAAAGTTGGTAAGTGAAAATGAATGGGAAGAaatttactaaaaaaaataaaaaatataaaaataaaaaaaaatttaaaaaaaaaaataagtataaataaagtttttttttttttttttttttttttcaaaaaattaacattTAATCATCTCAAGAaataagtaaaaataaaagttcaattaaacttaaaaaaaaaaaaaaatttcaatcaatctaaaaaaatgttattcagtatgttttatttttttttttaattttttaaaattatattaaatgttGTAGGGAATTTTCCATAAAATTTCACTACAGTAGCGTagtgaattttattatttaatttcactaCAGTAGcgtagtgaaaaaaaaaaatcactgaccttaaatttttttttttttcaaaaaacaaataaagtttattaaattgaaattttattttttgttttaattattattttatttatttttattataa comes from Dictyostelium discoideum AX4 chromosome 2 chromosome, whole genome shotgun sequence and encodes:
- a CDS encoding hypothetical protein (Similar to Mus musculus (Mouse). DNA segment, Chr 11, Wayne state University 80, expressed); amino-acid sequence: MKSFFEITGENGDTPTTSYLFSDSDRYFFDCGEGFQKFTKGRPNITLGKVKSLFITKLTWDCIGGLIGLFLTLAEYNIKIKVYGPKGLHKLFTSSREFQYSLNVEIHEIDTNKVQIIKDELFIFYTLPIFKSINNNNNQNENEIKESIIDEIGLPKLTYYGKKPNFNQEIIENYQEPIVCYIGKTKDFRGKFYPEKAEALGVPKGIAYKHLQDGNSVLNKDGITITPDQVMQPSVKGTKIAVIRCPSLDYLDSLLTHTHLFKDIHVVNHITPQSVLTNDKYIKFMETITNQSLNIGGGVGGDGVGCSTKHIIVNEENCERSSGCLSSDLQISKLRKFIPQLFPINDENIQRKQLPIDLKNSKILNTTNIIPCKDATHITIGPPQNAGEIQFLPMFLNNSINNNSSSNNNNNNNEDIINNNDEIIEEFINTKQGRIFKNQLDEKIKEIELDCDKVCFPKILFTGTGSSIPSKYRNVTGNFITLKDGSNLLLDAGESTFGQLYRFFGPIEIKKQLVNLKMIWISHLHADHHLGIPNLLEKRQQYSKELGMVDSTIKPLVIIGPNSIIQWIKELSSIIQMNFIGITIGKETEEFYEICQSLDIKCVTMVPVIHCNFAFGIVIEWNDGFKLTYSGDTRPCKFLSEMGKHSSVQIHEATFEDEKRNDAISKRHSTVGEALEVGRNMNCKFSLLTHFSQRYPNLKMGTYKDTNYGLAIDLLQIAPYQYPLVYRMIEPFSLLFEDEAQKKFDRKQQVIQQTLIQNPNKKFKAAKQPDDTIDPLEKDSKRLERYQRKYKKVDSNLPAYLFNIISKSLSKIENTFDDLNNQPQIDDNDDF